In one Alnus glutinosa chromosome 12, dhAlnGlut1.1, whole genome shotgun sequence genomic region, the following are encoded:
- the LOC133852473 gene encoding ribosome-recycling factor, chloroplastic has product MATPFCPTTPVRSIIQPQQNPPKTLIFLGDTYNGRPGCVKCQSTRVSVHSWSSAASYVRLRSGVVGFYGKPVVMRQLLQRRRGVVAATVEEIEAEKSLIEKDAKGRMGKTIETVQTNFNSVRTGRANPAMLDKIEVEYYGSPVSLKSIAQISTPDASSLLIQPYDKSSLKSIEKAIVGSDLGMTPNNDGEVIRLTLPQLTSERKKEMLKVVAKLAEEGKVALRNIRRDALKSYEKLEKEKKLSEDIVKDLSSDLQKLTDEYMKKIDAVFKQKEKELLKV; this is encoded by the exons CCCTCATCTTTCTTGGAG ATACTTATAATGGAAGACCGGGTTGTGTGAAATGCCAGTCGACCAGGGTGAGTGTGCATTCGTGGAGCTCGGCTGCAAGCTATGTGAGACTTCGGAGTGGTGTTGTTGGATTTTATGGGAAGCCTGTTGTTATGAGGCAGTTGTTGCAAAGGAG AAGAGGAGTTGTCGCTGCAACTGTTGAAGAAATTGAAGCAGAGAAATCTTTGATTGAGAAAGACGCT AAAGGAAGGATGGGAAAGACTATTGAGACAGTTCAAACCAATTTCAATTCTGTAAGGACAGGGAGAGCAAACCCAGCCATGCTAGATAAAATTGAG GTGGAATATTATGGAAGTCCAGTTAGCTTGAAGAGCATAGCTCAAATTAGTACTCCTGATGCAAGCTCTCTCTTGATACAGCCGTATGACAAATCCAG CTTAAAGTCTATAGAGAAGGCCATAGTAGGATCTGATCTTGGTATGACTCCAAACAACGATGGAGAAGTGATAAGACTGACCCTCCCTCAACTTACATCAGAAAGGAAGAAG GAAATGTTAAAAGTTGTAGCTAAACTGGCTGAAGAAGGGAAG GTGGCATTGAGGAATATAAGAAGAGATGCTTTAAAATCCTACGAAAAACTTGAGAAG GAGAAAAAGCTCTCTGAAGATATTGTGAAGGACTTGTCAAGTGATTTGCAG AAGCTGACAGATGAGTATATGAAGAAGATCGATGCCGTCTTCAAACAGAAAGAGAAG GAGTTGCTGAAGGTTTAA